TCTGCACCAGGCTGATCGATTCCTGGCCGCCGGCAGCGACGATATCCATCCGGTCGGTAATGATCTGCTTGGCGGCGGTAGCGATGCTCATCAGGCCGCTGGAACACTGGCGGTCGATGGTCATGCCGGACACGCCGATGGGGCAGCCCGCCCGCAGCGCGACCTGGCGGCCTAGGTTGCCGGCCTGCGCGCCCTGCTGCAACGCGGCGCCCCACAGCACGTCGTCCACCTCGCCCGGATCGATCCCGGCGCGTTCCATCGCAGGTTTCAGCGAATAGGCGCCGAGCGTGGCGCCCTTCGTGTCGTTGAAGCCGCCCTTGTAGGCGCGGCCGATGGCGGTGCGGGCGGTGGAGACGATGACTGCGTCACGTGACATGGAGGTATTCCTTTATGGTTTTGAGGTTTTCGCGGCTCGCGGCGATCAGACGAAGTACATCGTCATCCATTCGGTGATCAGGGCGGGCTTTTCCTCGCCTTCGATCTCGATGGTGATCTCGCATGCCTGCTGCCACTGGCCGGGGCGCTTCTCGGTCATTTCGGTGAGCTTCCAGTGGCCGCGGATCTTCTTGCCGCTGCGCACCGGGTTGATGAAGCGCGTCTTGTTGCCGCCGTAGTTGACGGCCATCTTGATGCCGTCTGGCCGGGGAACGTCGCTTTCCGCGGTCAGGTACGGGATCATCGACAGCGTCAGGAAGCCGTGGGCGATGGTGCCGCCGAAAGGCGTCATCTTGGCCGCTTCCTCGTTCACGTGGATGAACTGGTGGTCGCCGGTCGCTTCGGCGAACTGGTTGATGCGTTCCTGGCTCATTTCGACCCATTCACTGGTGCCGATGTTTTCGCCGACCTTGGCTGCGATGTCCTGGGGGCTCATGCCTCTCTCCTTTTCCTGCCGATCTTGCGCTGAGTCGCGCGGGATTGCGCGCTTCATGGCCCAGCATGCCCGCCCACGCAAATGCGTTTGCGGCGACGTTACGGCATGCTGGCGCGCCCCATCGGGCGTCTGGCGGCGCTTCTATCGATGAATCAATTCGGCAGGCGGGCAGGCGTTCCGCCGAACAGGCGCGGGCGGCGCGCGTTCATCCAGCGCTGGGCGGGCTTTTCGAACAGGTGGAAGGCCGCCGCCGACACCGCCAACACAAGCACGAGGAACAGAGCGAGCGTGCCCGCGGTCAGCTGGCCGCTATCATCGACAAAGGCGATCTTGAACAGGATGAACAGGAAGAAATGCGTGAGGTAGGTCGCGTACGATACGTCGCCCAGCCAGCGCAGCGGCGCGCTGCCGAGCAGCCGGCTGGCGATGCCGCGATCCAGCGCCAGCGCCAGCAGGATGCAAGCGAAGGTGGCAGGGACGAAGGCGGTCTCCGGCAGGCCCAGCCCGAACCCGGCTACCAGTGCTGCAATTGCGCCCAGGGCCGGGATCGCAGGGCCGCTGACACGCGCGGACATTGCTTGCCAGACAAGCGCCAAAACCATCCCGGCGGCAAAACCCAGCAGGCACCGCCACAGGCCGAGCCCGGCGATGTCCTGCCCCAGCCGGTCGTGGCCATTCGCCTCGAACACGGCCCACAGCGCAGCGAGCAGCAGGGCCAGCAACGCACACAGCGCGCCGGGCCGCAGCCGCTCCCACCGTGCGACGAGCACGAGTGCGGGGAATACGACATAGGCAGCCAGTTCCGTGCTGATCGACCATGCCGGGTCGTTCCAGCTGAGTTCGTGCGTGAAACCCCAGTTCTGCAGCAACAGGATGTGCAGCGGCAGTTCCGCGATCGGGTATCCTTCGGTCGGCCTGCCGGTTGCGACCAGCACCGCGACGAAGGCTATCATCGCGGCGAGAACCGCCATGTGCAGCGGCCAGATGCGCGCGATCCGCTTCCACCAGAAGGCCGGCGCGCCGCCCCAGCCCTCGCTGCGCAGTCGCGCGCCGTAATTGAGCCACATGACGAAGCCCGACAGCATGAAGAACAGGTCCACGGCGAGGTAGCCGCGGGCGAACACGGCGATCACATCGCCAGGAAACAGGTCCAGGCTTGCCAGGCGGATGTGGTAGAACACCACGAACCACGCCGCGATACCGCGCAGCCCCGTCAGCTGGTGCAACTGCGGGATCGCGGGTCGCCCGCCCTGCGGCAGGGGCGGCGCGATCACGCGGTCGCTCCGCCGAAAGCCTTCCCGGGCATCTTGCGCGCCCGGTGCTGCGCCAGCCGTGCCTTGCGCTCATCCTCAGCCAGCCGGGCATCGTCGCTGCGGATCGCATGTGCCAGCGCGATCTGCATCGACAGGACGATCAGGATGAAGGGCTGGTAGGCGATGCCCACGAACAGCGAACCGAACAGGAAGACGACCTGCACCTGTTGCAGCGCATTGGCGAGCGCGGCCCAGCGCGCCATCGCCGGATCGCCCGACTTGCGCAGCCTGCGCCGCAATCGCTCCATGCCGACAAGCCCGGTCAGGTGGAGCAGCGCCCACAGGCCGAAGCCGACGAAGCCCTGCTCGCCCAGGACCTCGAAATAGGCGGAATGGAAGGCGCGGCCTTCATCGGTCACTTCCTGCCGCTGCATCTCGACCACACCGCCACCGACGTCGACCTTCTCCACCGTCTCGTAAGTGAAGCTGTTGCCGAGGAAGGCGTCGAACCCGCCGCCGAGCGGCTTATCGCTCACGAAATCGAGCGTCCACTTCCACACCTGCACGCGGGTGGAGGCGCTTTCGTCTGCCTGGTAGCTGGTGATCGTGCCCATCCGCTCCTGGAAGCTGTTCGGCAGGAAAGGCAGCGAGAGCAGGCCCAGCGCCGCCGCCGCTCCGATATAGAGGAACCGGTGCCTGACCGTGCGCAGCAGCAGCAGGCCGAGAACCGCGATGCACAGCAGGCCCGTGCGGGTGGAGGTGCCCACCGGGATCAGCAGGCAGGCGAAGGTCATGCCCGCGGCATAGAGCATGGTCAGCCGGTGGCGGGCGGGCAGCAGCGTTGTGTGGCGCGCCACCCACCAGATCAGGGGGATCACCGCGATGGCCGCGGTCGAGAGCGTACTGCCTTCGTAAATGCCCGAATTGTCCTGCGTCAGCGTAACGAGGACGCCGTAACCGCCGCCACCGAAGATCGTCTTGATGCCGCCGGAAATCACGATCGCGCTCATCGACAGGACGAGCACGGTTATCGCCGCCTCCAGCCGCAGCTTGGTCCGAAGAGCCAAGGGCAGGAACAGCGCGAACAGCATCGACTTCCACACCCACGACCATTTTTCCGCCGCTGCTTCGGGGAAATCGGCAAAGCTCGTCGTAAAAGCGCACCACGCCAGCAGCGCGAACATCAGCCCCATGCGCACCGACAGGCGGCTGCCGTGCTTGTTGTCGAACAACAGCCAGCCGCCGAACGCCAGGACGAAGGTGACCAGCGAGATCTTGAGCGAGGGCATCAGCGTCCAGCCGATCTTCTGCGGCGCGACGATGTCGACGTAAAGATAGGCGAGTACCCAAATGAAGGGGCGCCGCAAGCCCAGCGCGATCAGGCCGAGCACGAACAGGACCAGAGCGAGGTCAAGCATCGCTTCTGCTCTCCCCGTCCGCCTTGTCGCGTGCCGCCATCGCCGCCCTGTGGCGGGCCCCGGCACTCATCCTCGTGGGCATTTCCCCCGCGGCTTCGGGGGGCACGACGGTGCCATCGTCCAGGTCGTCGCGCAGCAGCAGCTGCCAGCAGACGTAGAGGATGAGCGCATGGCTCACACCGATGGCGAGATTGTCAATCACCCGGGCGGCCTACCACCGGGCGGTTGACGGCGCGTTAAGCAAACTGTGGCAGATCGCATCGGGTCATGACCCGCATCCTCCCTCGCATCCTCCATGTCCTCGACCACTCGCTGCCCGTCCATTCGGGCTACACCTTCCGCACGCGGGCGATCATGCACGCACAGGCGGCGAGCGGACTCGACGTGGCGGGGATTACCGGCCTGCGCCATCCGGAGCCCGGCCCGCGCGAGGAGGAGGTCGACGGCCTCTCCTTCCATCGCGCGAACGGCATCGCCAAGGGTCCGCCGGGTCTGCGCGAATGGCGCGAGATCGGCGCGCTCGCCCGCGCGATCGAGCGCGTCGCCCGCGACTGGAAGCCCGACGTGCTGCACGCCCA
This sequence is a window from Alteriqipengyuania flavescens. Protein-coding genes within it:
- a CDS encoding MaoC family dehydratase, with product MSPQDIAAKVGENIGTSEWVEMSQERINQFAEATGDHQFIHVNEEAAKMTPFGGTIAHGFLTLSMIPYLTAESDVPRPDGIKMAVNYGGNKTRFINPVRSGKKIRGHWKLTEMTEKRPGQWQQACEITIEIEGEEKPALITEWMTMYFV
- a CDS encoding acyltransferase family protein — translated: MIAPPLPQGGRPAIPQLHQLTGLRGIAAWFVVFYHIRLASLDLFPGDVIAVFARGYLAVDLFFMLSGFVMWLNYGARLRSEGWGGAPAFWWKRIARIWPLHMAVLAAMIAFVAVLVATGRPTEGYPIAELPLHILLLQNWGFTHELSWNDPAWSISTELAAYVVFPALVLVARWERLRPGALCALLALLLAALWAVFEANGHDRLGQDIAGLGLWRCLLGFAAGMVLALVWQAMSARVSGPAIPALGAIAALVAGFGLGLPETAFVPATFACILLALALDRGIASRLLGSAPLRWLGDVSYATYLTHFFLFILFKIAFVDDSGQLTAGTLALFLVLVLAVSAAAFHLFEKPAQRWMNARRPRLFGGTPARLPN
- a CDS encoding putative O-glycosylation ligase, exosortase A system-associated; this encodes MLDLALVLFVLGLIALGLRRPFIWVLAYLYVDIVAPQKIGWTLMPSLKISLVTFVLAFGGWLLFDNKHGSRLSVRMGLMFALLAWCAFTTSFADFPEAAAEKWSWVWKSMLFALFLPLALRTKLRLEAAITVLVLSMSAIVISGGIKTIFGGGGYGVLVTLTQDNSGIYEGSTLSTAAIAVIPLIWWVARHTTLLPARHRLTMLYAAGMTFACLLIPVGTSTRTGLLCIAVLGLLLLRTVRHRFLYIGAAAALGLLSLPFLPNSFQERMGTITSYQADESASTRVQVWKWTLDFVSDKPLGGGFDAFLGNSFTYETVEKVDVGGGVVEMQRQEVTDEGRAFHSAYFEVLGEQGFVGFGLWALLHLTGLVGMERLRRRLRKSGDPAMARWAALANALQQVQVVFLFGSLFVGIAYQPFILIVLSMQIALAHAIRSDDARLAEDERKARLAQHRARKMPGKAFGGATA